The genomic DNA TGTGTTCAAATAAGGGAGACCCTTTGGCTCTGTAGGACCATGGTTGCAGTCCCCCGCAGCCCCTGGGTGGAGACCCTTACGTTCAGCTCTTTTGCCTCCTGAGCCAAAGTTCCTGGCCCTGTTCTATAGCAGCTTGGTTTTCACTCAGCTGGCATGCCAGCAAATGGGAAGGGTTTGGAGTTTCATGCCGCAGGAAAAACCTTTTGCCACCCTCCACTGAGCATGGTCACACTCAGATGTTTTGCACATGTTCTTGAAGCCTTTCATGCTCATGTAACTGAGGGCTAATGGGCTAAACTgtctccagaaacagggaggAACTGGTAAGACCCTGGGCCcgttattacattatattccaTCACATTTAGCAGATACTCTGGCCCACAGGTCTTAATTCAGATTGACAATGTTGGAGAATCGTAGGAACATCCACCTGATTTAAATAAGTTATAATAGTGCCGGGCCTGTCTAACAGTATTTCCAGAccagtgagtgcatgtgtaaaaTCAATAAAGCACAAGTGCAAGTTAACTATGAGGGATTAGGTTGGTGGAGGGATTAAGATCTCAAAAATAGtaaaatgcaaactccacacaggaagGCCCTGGTCGTGATCCAACCCCAGGAGatatgtgtggtgtggtgatAATACCATGCACCGCAGCACCGTGTCACCACATTACTCACGTTACAAAcctctatttttatttattgacctttatttatgcCGGGTAAattgactgagcatgcatgctcttttgccgcaacgccctgttaatgccccccgaagtagcctaacctgcatatatATATCTCTATCCCAATAAACAATGTGTCATGAATCTGtgggaggagatatgcaatTAAGgcatactcaaatctggcccccAAGGCCAATcgtactgctggttttctttcctcccctcTAATGAGCACTGATTTAAACCTAGGACACAAGGTGCTTTAAAACTCTGGTCAATCAGTGGcagtaattgatcaattaacagGTGGAAATCAGGTAGAAAAGAAATCCAGCAACACTACTGGCCTCGAGGGTCAGATTTGGGTGTCCCTCAAGTGGGACGGAGGACTGTTGGTAACACAGGTGACCTGCTTGCAGCTGTGGGATGGCTGATGCTTGGCACTCACCGATCTGTGTCCTGAAATGCAGTAGAACACTGAAGTAGCCCGGGGTGACGAGAAACGACTGCGTGCCAACCTTGCAGCATTCTGTCTCCCCGCCGACAGAAAactttgacacacacaccccatcgcCTGCAGGGGGtgcacaaaaagagaaaaacgtTCTCACTCAGGATCTGCAGACATGGGGTGCCGATGAGAAAAATAGATGATTTTACACCAAACATTATTCTGAATAAAGACAACACATTCCAGATCAACAGGACAAATGATCAAATTAAATGAGTTGCTTGATCTGCCTCATCTTTAACTCATcttgcacttgtaaatcactttggattaaatgcgtctgccaaatgacaaaaatgtaaatgtaaacgtaAATGTAACTTGGAACTTGTAATGACGCATTGAATCTCAGGCACTAAGGCAGacattttaaatgtccattGGGGCGATAAGAACGTACTGTAGGTACAGCCCTTACAAAAACCAAGTGTGAAGAGTATATAATCCCATTTATAAAATTAGATTGGAAAAATATAGCATGGGTATAacaatatgttttgttttcacatgtaAAAACTGTAGTTCATACAGTATTTTTGAAAGCCAgtgatgtgaaaatgtgaagagCAAAATGACTCAATGTGAATAATTCTATTTTCATGTGCATAAATTGTGAAAAGAGCCAGTCACATATGAAAATGTCCATGTGACATTTCTTTCACATTGCATTGAAATTTACAGGTGAAAAGGCAAATGTCTTTTTTAATATAAGAACTACACATccatttgaaaaattggaacCAGGCAGTGGCAAAAGAAATACTAACTTTGTGCTGAAAAAATGCTGAAGAAGTAAGCAAAACCAATGGAAAGTACATGGGAGTTATGGTCCACTACCAGTGGTTTTTATGCCTGTTGTATGCAAGTAGGCCtactgcaagttgctttggctTGAAGCTTTTTCTAAACACTTTAATTGTAATGGTAAATTATAATACAACATACATAAGGTTTTAATTCATTGCATTTCCAAAGTGAAGACTTAAAAGCTTAAATTCTTTAGTCTTGGTCAGACTTAGTTCCGGTCCAAGGCTGTTGTGGGGTCTGCGTGTGGTGAAATGAAAACTTGCGGCGCGTTCTCTGGCACCCAGCAGCTAGCATGCCGTGGCGCTATCTGATCCTGCCCGCCAAAAAACGCAGAGACTCCAGTGGGTCAGGGTCAGTGTACCGTACCAAGGAAAACAATCTCAGCAGACAATGCTGGGCTCACATAACGcggcccctgtgtgtgtcccgGGTGAATGTGGGCTCCAGGAGCTTGCACAACAGACCCATAAATTTCCCCAGACTTGTCAGGGTGTCTCGCCCCGGTCCCGCACGGGGGAGTTCCAGCCAAATGTGCACAACACCTGCATGAAGAGCAACAAGTTCAGAAGCTCTCTGACCTCTCGCTGAATTAATTTAGCTGCAATCCGCAGTTTCAGAGCGTAGGCTAAGTCTGTGGTTCTTTTTCCGAGATTGCCTTTACCTCCTCACCCAAGAGAATATCTGCATTTCTACAAAAAGTAAGGAGAACGCACACAAATAGTTATTTAGCCACTAcgctttgctcttgccatcactctgaaaCAAGTCTCTTCTGTCCACAAGACACTTTTaaagaactctgcaggctcttttaggtacttcctAGTAAACTGTACCCTGACctttctgtttttgcagctaactagtggtttgcatcttgcagtgaagCCTCTGTAGATATGGTTGTGGAGTCTTCTGCAGACCGTATTCAATTAACACACCCaagcctgcctcctgaagggcGTTTCTTATCTATCAGATAGGTGTTTGAGGGTGCTTTTTCATTATGGTTAGAATTATTTGTTCAACTGTAGGGCTCTTCCTTGGCCTACAATACTCTTTGCAAATACTGAGCTcgccagtgctctctttcttattactgatgttccaaacagtttattttggaaggtgtattgtttggcctatatctctgactgttttttttaaaaattattattctcagcctcataattgtGGTGCCTTAAAATGCATTATAACATGAGTTGTTGTATTGCCTGTAATTAAGAGAGCATGGAATTATACAACATCCAACAACATGGAGTGGACTATgcagcatatttatttttataacgtGAAAATTCATTAGGATACTTCACAAACAATACGATATCACACAGCGGTCAAATTTGCTAGACAGCCTGatgtcagtgtgctgtgtggatAGTGGATACCAACACCTGCAAATAGGAGAATGGGAAATTGGCAACAAATCAAACCGAGCTAATGTTAAAACCAGGTTACACGACGGAGTAATGAACATGTTGCATACTCCATCAGTTAGTTATTGGAGATGTATGGATCAGTGCTTTCCTCTGCAAGAATTTGAAGACCTATTGAGAAGAAACTGCAATAATAGGCAacgttatttttttgttttgttttttgttttcatgtacCGATTTGTAAAATAAGAAGTATGCCTAGTAGCtagttcatattttaaaatttatttggaATCTCAAACTAGCTATTCTGTTATCAAGAACGTGTTGCAAATAATAATTCCACCATAATCACAAGCAagcatgcactcagtgagcactttattaggtagacctgtacaccagcttattaatgcaaatattgaatcagccaatcacatggcagcaattaaatgcataaaaacatgcagacatggtcaagcggttcagctgattttcataccaaatgacagaatgtggaagaaatgtgatctaagtgtctTTGATGGTGGAATaggtgttggtgccagacagggtggtttgagtatttcagaaactgctgatctcatgggattttcacacacaacagtctctagaccaggggtgtcaaactccagtcctggagggctgcagtgtctgctggtttctggtgtgtttcagcacaagaAATGCATTTCAAGTCTTTCATTGACCAAAGAGCCTACACactttgttctcaaggccttggctgctgattgaaaggaacccacaaatacctgcaggcactgtggcccctgctctagagtttgcagagaattgtgcaaaaaacaaaaaacatccagtgagcagcagttctgtgggcaaaaacgccttgttaatgggggaggtcaaaggagaaggaccagactggttgaagctgactggaaggtaacagtaacataaataaccaagcattacaacagtgcagaagagcatctctgaacacacaaccgcgtcaaaccttgaagtggataggctacagcagcaataataagaccaataagtaaaaatttaaaaaaagtcttagaaatacctaataaagtgtctttaaaaataagaaTGGGCAAAACATTGTCTAAATGAataacaattaaacaaaaatatattaggtttattattattattattattattattattattattattattattattattattattattatttaagatTTAGCTGTCTAGCGAACAGATTAAAAACTAGGCTATACTTACTGTCTTTTACGGTCAATTCGGTTTCCCCAACCTCTCCGCTCACCTGTAAAGTGAGGTCATATTTCTGGTTTTGTTTAGAGAGGCGGATTTCACCGTTTGACAGATCGTCGTTGAGGAAAAGTAGGTTGATAGGAAAACAGTCCCGTTCGGTATTCACGTCCATAGTCCCATTGGCTTTTGCAGCCCCACGACCGATGGGCAACTGGTTTGTCAGTGCATAGTTTTGCTCGCATCTACTTGCATATCTACTCTGGAATGGACGGAATAGTGTTCAGAGAAAGGTTGGGCGTTtggggggcggaggggttgATGACTGTGGAACAAAATCTGACAGAGCGACTCCCACAGCCGCGCGCTATTGGCTATACGATACCACGGAACTTACATTCAGTTCAGGATAATTATTTCGCAAATGTAAGAACTAAGACAatcaatataataaaaatagaaCCCATACATTTATATTAAAGCGTTTATCTTGGGATTACTCATCTAGGTGGTTTAATTTGATGGATGACAGAACAACTTGTATACTCAGTTCTTTTATAACAAAACCATAGTGAAGCATGTTGAAATATCAGAATTTATGAACAAATATTATTGATGTAAATGTTTGCATCAGCTTagcattcaggaacaaaaaGTCAAAAAATGCATTATCTCAGTTTTCTTTAACCATGCAAAGAAAACTTGTATCAAATGACAGGAAAGGCATGAAACAATGTTCCTTTGCATTTAGAGAAGAAGATGCATTGCATATGTCAAACGTTTAATATATGAAAAAGAAAGTACATATTAAGCGAAGgaacagggggaaaaaatattAATTGCCAATAATGAAAAGAATACCTAACATATCAATGATAGGAAGTTTATGTATGGTGTCTTTTGGGCATGTATTTCCAACCTTTTAAAAGTGTGATCAAGACAAAAATGAAGTGCAATCTGAACCATGCTGGAAGACTTTAAATTCTTATCCGCCACCTGAACCAAATAATCTTAAAAGTAATGAATATATACTTAATATATGAATTGAACTGATTACTGATTGAGAATGGACGAAAGACTGTGTCTGCATTGGACcgtaataaatataattatgtcAGATTTTCATTTTGAGCGGGACATTCTGTGATCTGCCATGCTTTgatattttctcattgaaaaaaCACTGTAtgattgatatttttgttttatattgccATGCCATGATTGGATGTGTTTGTTTCAGTTTACATTCAGTGTGGACAATGATGATGAAAGCAGactgatgaaaatgtatttaccatgaatattaaaaaaatctgaacaaataatataaaatcaTAGTTtatcactgaaaatgtttttttgtgttactaAGCCATTAGAGGCAATAATAATCAATTAATTTGACTTTCAAGATGTCTTTAAATGACCATTGGAAAAAGATCTCAAGGAACATATAAAGTGATTACATCAGCTTTAATatcagaaacagaaaatgcacattAAGTGAATGAACAGGGGAAAAATGTTGACTCTTTGAGAAAGTTCTGAAAGCATATGAAACATTTCAGCAGTCTTTAGGCAGTTGTGCCCCCTACTGGTGATTCTGTGTCTCTTCTGTGCTGCCCTCTGCCTGTGAGCTCTGGATCTGCAGGGTCTTCTCACCGGGGCTGCAGGGGATGGGCTCCGCTCTCTGGGCTCCCTCAGACAGTGCCTCCGTTGGCGCCTGTATCCGGAGCTGGCCGTCCAACAGGGAGCATGTCACCGCATTGGGGTTGACACCTTCAGGCAGATCAAACTCCTGTCTGAACTCCTGCCTTTTATAGGAGTAGGAGCCCTTTCCATCCTCCTGCTTCTTCTCCGTCTTCCCACACACCCGTAGCTTCCTTCCCACCTGCTTGACACACAGGTCTCCTGGGGTGAACTCCTGAGTGTCCAGTGTGAGGACAAAGTgatctccctccttctcctgcttGTATGAGACTGGCTGGATGGTCTGAGGGGCTGGGACTTGGTCCATCTCCTGAAAGACCCTGTGCTGAAGCGTGTGCAAGAGGTCCAGACTGTTCTTCATctcctgcatgtgtctgtgcaacATCTCCTCCTGAAAGCAGAGAGATTGTGTCTGTGGCCAGAGACTGCGTACGGGCCAGTGGAAATCCACCAGGTGGCTGAGGGAAGGCTGGAATACGTGGGAGCACAGCATGTTCACTGAGTGCTCGGTGTTGATCTTCTTCACTGGTAAGTTGCAGTGTGCGCAGAGTTAGCTCTGAGTGTTTGTGTCCCTGCAGTCAAATGTCAGGGCTTTTAAAGCGGTGCACTGTGAGCTCCAGACGTTTCCGGAACATTCCTGTCATTTCCACAGTCCTCCACTGGGTGTCGCCTGTAGGGaaatgatgacatcactgcagtCATATTCTACAGCAGGAAGCTTACAGGGCTGGATTCCAGCCAGATTTGTTACTGTTTGTACTAAAGACAAGAACAAAGGACTGTTTCTGCAGACATTTATGCAATATATTATGCTTTGCCACTTTTTCTCAGGCAGTTTTCTCATCTGAGAAATCTCATTCTCATCTCATTCAGTCATCCCACAGTAAGTATTCTTCACCAATTGGCACCATTTTAGCACAATGATCGACAGCAGTGTTCTCACACTGCAACATGGGACATTGGGAAGGTTTATAATGTGCCACGGATATTCATTGTAGAAATGATATCTCAGATTTTTCTCAGATTTATCCCTCAGAAACAGGTTTGACGTATTGACAGTCAGGTATCACATTGCCCCTTGCCAGTAAGTTATCCAGGCAGATAGGAAATCCTACCAATGAAGCAGAAACAATGAGTGGCAGTGATGCGGCATGCTGTGGTCAGCGGGGCATGTCGTGTTTTGTCCTCATTAGTATAGCGTTTAGTTTCACCCCCTGTCACGTGGGGGccagagaccaatgtttgattCCCAAATGGggggtttgtgtttctgttcttgTTCACAACAACTCTGCCATGCCGAAACCcaggatcgaaccagggacttttagatcttcagtctaacacGTTCCAAACAGCTATTTCAGCACACGGTTGTGTGTGCTCTCATGTGTGGAGTGTGGTATATTATGTgccacagatacacagatgtGAGAAATGATGCTTTGTCTTAAGGGGCACCACTTTTTCTCGGGCAGTTTCCAAGATGCCTTCATGTCATCAATTTGATCCCTTTCCATAATGCACAGGTTATGACATTTTTATATGGTTCTCTGTGGCATTGCTGAAAAAAAAGATGTGTGTCCTTCAGAAGAGAATAGATGTTTTTCTACTCATACTTAAGTCCAATTCTTGAATAAATCATCCTGATCTATTCAATGTTTTTTGGTTGAGAAAAAAGGGCTCAGTTCATCCCCCATGGAACAGGCCCTGAATTACACTTGAATTGGTGAGTTACATtccatccactctgcccccttgtggttaaGTCGTTGATGActtaaattattgttgcgttcatgtttatatcatatttatatTGTACAGGGTTTCTTACCCTTTCTAAAAGGTAttatgtgtcatattcaggtgatggacagtttaggaatatcgtttcgttcgcatagcagaatgatTATACAAACGtgcataattacaggatttggacctGCGATGGATGTAAACCGGTATTTGTACTGGCTAATGGGGCTCCGGTTAACCTAATTTAGAAATAAAGTTCCCTTTTAAATGTGCTGAagatttgttgtaaaatgttgagctttttggacagtttggagagctttttgaacACTTTGAAGAGATTTTGAACACTTTGgagagctttataaaaacatactctcatataacTGAATACAACtcgtggaggtacatttttttattttgtatcaaCAAATCTGTTAAATTGATAAAtcagcttttctgatcattcatatGTCTGGACAGAaatatttgcaaatgttttgtatttggagagatttgaggACACTTGGTCCTCTGGGTGCAggtttgggaaaactcatgtggaatttgcctgttgatatctttaccatattttgttcAAGTTGACAtaaagtttgtgcacaaatataaagtagttttgGGTTGGTCTTTGACTTaaaaattgagatattcaatgctaaattatgaaaacataagttttatcatttttattttattttaatctaacgtttctgtacactgtatgtacatgctctgacctaaatgtgttctgtctcaaattccTGAATGATACAAGCCTCTTCTTCCAtacaaccatgtgtgtgcaggaaatcgtttttgagatattgatacTTTCATAAGACAAGTAtgaaataggtggaaattgccctctcaGGGAGGCAAAGTGGAAGGGGTTAAAAGGAATTAAGGACCGGTTTCCAATATAGAGCTTCAACTACACCTAACCCCCTACCCCAAACCTAACTCCCTACTGCACACCTAACCCCCTACGCCCTCACACCCAACCCCCTACTGCACACCAAACCCCCTACGcccccacacccaaccccctACTGTACACTAAACCCCCTACGcccccacacccaaccccctaccccacacctAACCCCCTACTGCACACCCAACACCCTACGcccccacacccaaccccctACCGCACACCTAACCTCCTCACCCCTCCACACCCAATCCCCTACTGCACACCTAACCTCCTACCGCACACCCAACCCATaccccacacccaaccccctaccccacacctaaccccctacaacacacctaaccccctaGACCCCCACACCCAATCCCCTACCGCACACCCAACCCCCTACGGTACACCAAACCCCCTACGCCCCCACACCTAACCCCCTACTGCACACCTAAACTCCTCACCCCTCCACACCCAATCCCCTACTGCACACCTAACCCCCTACCGCACACCCAACCCCATaccccacacccaaccccctaccccacacccaaccccctaccgcacacccaaccccctacacccccacacccaaccccctATCCCACACCCAACCCCCTATCCCACACCCAACCCCCTACTGCACACCAAACCCCCTACGcccccacacccaaccccctacgcccccacacccaaccccctaccgcacacccaaccccctaccgcacacccaaccccctacacccccacacccaaccccctATCCCACACCCAACCCCCTATCCCACACCTAACCCCCTACCGCACACCCAACCCCCTACCGCACACCCAACCCCCTACTGCTCACCTAACCTCCACACCCAATCCCCTACTGCACACCTAACCCCCTATCACACACCCAACCCCCTACTCCACACCCAACCCCCTATCCCACACCTAATTGATTCCAGTTTACTTTCCATCTGATAGCTCTACCGAGACTACCTGCCAAGTCCCTTACACTCCCATGGTTCCTAGTTGTTCATGCATATTTCTTAAAACTAAAGAACACCAAACCAGTGCACTCCTGTCTGACAAGTCTAACACCTGGCTTTCCGCTCCCTGCTTGGTCATGTCCCTGCTTGGTCATGCTCCTGAATCAACAACATCAGACTAGAGCTTCCATTCACTCAGCCTCAATAAATGACCTCAGCGTCTTGCTTACTTTCTTGCCATGAAAAGCTAGCATGAGTCTCTGTAGTGAGGCAGTGCTTTGTATGCCACATGGAATTGAATATTGGctttatttttgtcttgtttttcttttgttggttCGTCTTCATATAGGTCCTTGTGCACCAAGGTTCTTATTGCTAGGTTCATAGGAAGAGGAATGCATTTGTCGTGAAACAAAGAGACAAAACTCTCAGTTTCAGTGTTTGAGGTCTCCACAGTATATTAACCCCCCACACCCTACCGCACACCTAACCCCATACCCCACACCCAAACCCCTACCCCACACCCAATCCCCTACCGCACACCCAACCCCCTACTGTAGACCAAACCCCCTACGcccccacacccaaccccctACCACACACCCAACCCCCTACCGCACACCTAACCCCCTACCGCACACCCAACACCCTACTGCACATGAAACCCCCTATGcccccacacccaaccccctACTGTACACCAAACCCCCTACCACACACCCAACCCCCTACAACACAGCTaaccccctaccccacacctAACCCCCTACCGCACACCCAACCCCATaccccacacccaaccccctaccccacaccaAACCAACTACTCCACACCTAAACCCCTCCGcccccacacccaaccccctACCGCACACCCAACCAcctacccccccacacccaaccccctACTGCACGCCTAACCCCCTACCGCACACCCaaccccctaccccacacctaaccccctaccgcacacccaaccccctacaaaaaatatatatctagaaatactgaaataataGGCGTATATTGATATtggataacaaaaaaaaacacttaaataaatatattactgCAAAATATTGCCTTCATTATCAAACTCTGTTTATGAATGCAGGGTTTTTGGACAGAATTTTTCAAGAGGTTCATAATTTCTTATTACATGTGGCATATAGCCATTCCATTCATAATCATCTGATTTATTGACCGGTGGTTTCTTGGTATTAATAAGTCTTATAcaacaattattttttcttcataatattcatatttttctctGGGGAAAAGTACAAAAACCTTGTAGTTATGCCATCTCCTGAAGATTTTTTGAAATTACACCTTGCACTGTGAATGTGGAATTTGGCCACAAAATCATACATACTGTTCAGGCAGGATTTCCACCGCTTTCCAGTCGTGTTCCTGTTTCGTGTGTAATGATACATGATCATAAAATAAAGATAAGTTTGACCTCACACTCCAGGACTAAACTAAACTCACCTTTGTACCGTAATATGGGTAGTGGCAAGCTCTTTTTATTGGATTGTAATTACCTGAAATTTCAGCAGGTAATTTTTACCTTGATACATTTTCTCATGTAAACATTCCACAAATTATGATCCTCAGTAAGGTTGTATTTCAAAGAATATACTTCAGTAAGTGTTacacacaaactaaacaatGTCTCTTTTCTCAGTTCTTTCAAATGACTCCA from Conger conger chromosome 12, fConCon1.1, whole genome shotgun sequence includes the following:
- the LOC133105581 gene encoding heat shock protein 30-like — translated: MLCSHVFQPSLSHLVDFHWPVRSLWPQTQSLCFQEEMLHRHMQEMKNSLDLLHTLQHRVFQEMDQVPAPQTIQPVSYKQEKEGDHFVLTLDTQEFTPGDLCVKQVGRKLRVCGKTEKKQEDGKGSYSYKRQEFRQEFDLPEGVNPNAVTCSLLDGQLRIQAPTEALSEGAQRAEPIPCSPGEKTLQIQSSQAEGSTEETQNHQ